GCTCTGGGCGTCCCTCGGGGCCATCTCATCCCGGGGAGCCCCAGCCGCGCCGGGGCCGTGCGTGTCCCATCCCGTGGCTGCTCCTCACGGTTCGTTAGTCTTTTTATATAAACCCCGGTAGAAGCTGCGCCCGAGCGGTGGTGCCACCCCCGCGGGCCCCTGTCCCTGCCGTTTCATATTAAACACTTTCTCACAGTACTGAGGCCTCCTCGCGGCTTTTTGTTCGGCTCCTGCTCGGGGGACGTGACGTCACGGCGCGGGCGGTTATAGGAGTGACGTCACTAtgccgccgcccggccccgtCTGTCCGCGGCAGGAAGTGACGATACCGGCCAGCAGCCAATCGCAGCGCCGCGTACATCCGAGTCCAGGCCGCCCGCCAATGGCGTGCGGGCTCCCTGCGCCTTCCGCCGGGCTCGCCAATGGGCGTGCGGTGGGCGGGGCCGCTGCCCACAAACATGGCGAAGACCTACGACTACCTGTTCAAGCTGCTGCTGATCGGCGACTCGGGCGTAGGCAAGACCTGCGCCCTGTTCCGCTTCTCCGAGGACGCCTTCAACGCCACGTTCATTTCCACCATCGGTGAGCATCTGCTGGGGCCGCGCCTCGCTGCGCTACGCACCGGCCCGCCCGGGGGTCCCgccggggcggcggccgcggctcGTCCCGTTTGAGGGTTTGGCTGCGGCCGCCGCGGCTCCGGGCTCGGGCCGCGGGACCGGCGGGGCGGGTTCGCTGGCATCGCGGGGGGCTCCGTCCGGGGGCCGTGAGGGGCTGCTCCGTCCGGCTCCTCAGCCCCTGGGGACCAGCCTGCGCTGGGGAGCAGCGGCGAAGAAGCACTGAGGACGTGAAAGTGAGCACCGTAATGGAAGGGAATGTCGTTAGATTTGGCCTCTCGGCAGGCCCTCTGAGTAAAGTAATTGCTTCTTCTTTCAGGTATTGACTTTAAAATTAGAACGATAGAGCTCGATGGCAAGAGAATCAAACTGCAGATCTGGTAAGGCTTCTCTGCTGAAGTGGGTGTTTGATAACTGGGGCTGTGTGGTGTGCGTGGGGATGCGTTAAGTTTCTATGCAGTTGTGCTGTTCAGTAGTTTATGGTATCTTAGAACCTGAAAGGTAGTTCTAGTGCTCTGAAGACTGgttcaaatttatttaaagcttttgGTAGTACTAACCTGAGCTAATGGTGGTGATGGTTTGCGTGAGCCCCGTGTTCTGTCTGTTCCAGGGACACGGCTGGGCAGGAGCGATTCCGGACCATCACAACCGCCTACTACAGGGGAGCCATGGTAGGAGCAAATgggtgattctgtgatatggATTGTGATAAACCCAACTGGATGGGTCAGGTCAGCTGGGTCTGACGTGGGACACTCACAACTGGCCCTCTCCCAGTGTGGTGCTCTGCCGGGCTGGGCACTcgcagctgtgctcctgctccagggggtgctggagctgtgctgcgGTGATACGGGACTTTGGAAAGGCACCTTCCTCCGTGTTCTGCTCTATAAATACATGTCCTGCACACCTTATCTCACTGCCATTAACTGTGAACCAGTTGTTAAAAATAGCCACCGTTGAGTTGCTCCTCTCTGCTATGGATAAACCTTTAACTCCTGCTGAAACAATCTTTCTTTACTTTTAGGGCATTATGTTAGTGTATGACATCACCAATGAAAagtcttttgaaaatattcGGAACTGGGTGAGGAATATTGAAGAGGTAATTTCTCTCTTTACTTATTGCTGACTGTTAAAGGTGCCCTTTCTTCCTCTAAAAGCAATTGAAGCTTAATTGCTTGAGAAGCATTACATTTTGTCACGTGCTGCAGGGTACTTGGAAGATAAGTGGGATGGAAATCAGTAATAGCTTCTGGTCTGATAATGATTTGTTGTGAGGGCTGTAGCCCCTGTACTTTTGAGAGTACCTAATGTGACAGTTTCCTTCCCCAACAACTGATCCAAGAGCTGCCATGGTGAAGGTCGCATGCTGGGATGAGGGGTTGGGGGACCCTGGAAATCTGTGAAGATTCTCGGGGCTGGCATCTCTGTGTTGGGTACTGGGTGGGTGCCTCATTTGTCTGATAATGTTTATCCACGAAAGCCAAGCCTGAGTCTCTGGTCTATGTCTCAGCATGCCTCTCCAGATGTTGAAAAAATGATCTTGGGGAACAAATGTGATGCAAATGACAAAAGACAAGTCTCTAGAGAGCAAGGGGAGAAGGTAAGTGCCGTGGCTTTGATGTATTTTGACTTAGGCTTTTCAGAGTCTAAAAACTGCCCTGATCATTGTCTGCACGCTGCCATAGTACCCCAGTGGTGTTCCTGAGTGGAATGACTGAACATTCCCCAAGCTGTCATGGCAATGCTCTTCCCCACCGGGATCAAAAGCTGAACCCATGTTAAGGATTCCTGTCAATCATCTAACAGATGCAAGGCAACAAGTGGGATTTTTCTGAAAGGATGCTAGAGTTGGACACGGAGAAGATGTCTCTTTTGGCTGAAAGCCACTGACACAAGATGGATGGGATTATCTTTTCTGGTGTCAGATGTTACTTAGTCAAGGCAGAGGTTTTTTCTGCACTGTGGTTGTTACAAGACTGATGAGGTATCTATgcaagaaacaaaggaaaaaaaaaagagctagtTAAAATGTGTGCAGAGTGtaaaagagcagagcaaagccagTGAGATGCCAATTGCAGAGAGATTTAGTTCCTAATTTTTGCAAATTGTTCTGCCTGAACAAATCCCCAACTCCAGTGACTGGtggcaggagggacagaggctgTGCCCAGGGGTGTGTTTGGAGCTGTTCCCGCAATTGTTCAACTAATGCACAGTCTGCTTTTGTTCAGCTTGCTGCAAGTTTTGGGATTAAATTCATGGAGACCAGTGCGAAAGCAAATATAAACATAGAGAATGTAAGTACGGATGCCTTTCTCTTGTATTTATTGTCCTATTTGTGCAAACCAGCAGTGTGGACAGTTGCCCATTCTGGTGGGATGCAGAATTCTATTGTTAGGTACCACAGATGGGTTGTTAAGCACTTTCCTGCTGCACAGACCCTGGCTGGGGGTGCCGTTGTGGCTTTGAGCTCAGAAAGAAGGTTGTGGAGCTAGAGAAGGAGCATTAAaacctggagcagaggaaaaaatactgaaagctTAATGTTCTTGTATAGTATGTAGAAACTTAGGAAGACAGCTTATTGCTAAACAAAACTGCTAGAAAACATCTTATTTACCCTGTAACACTGAACTGTTTGACTTGTCACAGGCATTTTTCACTCTTGCAAGAGATATCAAAGCAAAAATGGACAAGAAGTTGGTGAGTAACTTTGATTTCATCCATGCTGAATTTaaataggagaaagaaaaagaaaaaagcaaaccaaaagcCACATTGCAAGAAGTGTTTCACAG
The sequence above is a segment of the Corvus cornix cornix isolate S_Up_H32 chromosome 28, ASM73873v5, whole genome shotgun sequence genome. Coding sequences within it:
- the RAB8A gene encoding ras-related protein Rab-8A isoform X1, which gives rise to MGVRWAGPLPTNMAKTYDYLFKLLLIGDSGVGKTCALFRFSEDAFNATFISTIGIDFKIRTIELDGKRIKLQIWDTAGQERFRTITTAYYRGAMGIMLVYDITNEKSFENIRNWVRNIEEHASPDVEKMILGNKCDANDKRQVSREQGEKLAASFGIKFMETSAKANINIENAFFTLARDIKAKMDKKLEGNSPQGSNQGVKITQDQQKKSSFFRCVLL
- the RAB8A gene encoding ras-related protein Rab-8A isoform X2, whose protein sequence is MGVRWAGPLPTNMAKTYDYLFKLLLIGDSGVGKTCALFRFSEDAFNATFISTIGIDFKIRTIELDGKRIKLQIWDTAGQERFRTITTAYYRGAMGIMLVYDITNEKSFENIRNWVRNIEEHASPDVEKMILGNKCDANDKRQVSREQGEKLAASFGIKFMETSAKANINIENAFFTLARDIKAKMDKKLAQLMFPDIRTLCQHQTSRLRFINPMDYCKSLYCC